A section of the Pseudovibrio sp. M1P-2-3 genome encodes:
- the argJ gene encoding bifunctional glutamate N-acetyltransferase/amino-acid acetyltransferase ArgJ — protein MSAAISPLAPKSYPELPEIKGLRFATAEAGVKYQGREDVLLMLLDGPAHIAGVFTQSKCPSAPVDWCKENLPQGTVRAILINSGNANAFTGKKGRAAVELTANILGNATGIDHKEIYLASTGVIGEPLPAERFVAVMDQLIERAEGKSWMSAAKAIMTTDTYPKLATKNVKLGDTTVTLNGIAKGAGMIAPDMATMLGFLFTDAAIPAPILQSLLSQSVGGSFNAITVDSDTSTSDSVLLAATGAAGNEPVKSENDPRLQDFKAALFEMMKDLSHQIVKDGEGATKFVEVHVKGAVSNESAKKVALSIANSPLVKTAVAGEDANWGRVVMAVGKAGEPADRDRLAIWFGDIRVAVDGERDDDYSEDAASQVMKNDEILLTVDLGLGDGCASVWTCDLTKEYVAINGDYRS, from the coding sequence ATGAGTGCTGCAATTTCACCCCTAGCTCCAAAGTCTTATCCTGAACTGCCAGAGATCAAGGGACTGCGATTTGCAACGGCAGAAGCTGGGGTAAAGTATCAAGGGCGAGAAGATGTCCTGTTGATGCTTCTGGATGGGCCAGCCCACATTGCAGGCGTTTTCACACAGTCCAAGTGTCCGAGTGCTCCAGTTGATTGGTGCAAGGAAAACTTGCCTCAGGGTACAGTGCGCGCAATTTTGATTAACTCCGGTAATGCCAATGCGTTTACGGGCAAAAAGGGCAGGGCAGCCGTTGAACTCACTGCAAATATTCTGGGCAACGCTACCGGCATTGACCATAAAGAGATCTATCTGGCGTCCACTGGCGTAATTGGTGAGCCGCTGCCTGCAGAGCGTTTTGTAGCCGTGATGGATCAGCTCATAGAGCGCGCTGAGGGAAAGAGCTGGATGTCTGCGGCAAAAGCCATCATGACAACAGACACCTATCCAAAACTTGCAACAAAGAATGTCAAACTGGGAGACACAACCGTCACTCTCAACGGCATCGCCAAGGGTGCGGGTATGATCGCCCCGGATATGGCTACCATGCTGGGTTTCTTGTTTACAGATGCGGCCATACCCGCTCCTATCTTACAATCCTTGCTCTCTCAAAGCGTTGGTGGCTCGTTTAATGCCATTACGGTGGACAGTGATACCTCCACGTCAGATAGTGTCCTGCTGGCGGCGACAGGCGCCGCAGGCAACGAACCTGTGAAGAGCGAAAATGACCCACGTCTTCAGGATTTCAAGGCGGCACTGTTTGAAATGATGAAGGACTTGTCCCACCAGATTGTCAAGGATGGGGAAGGTGCAACCAAGTTTGTGGAAGTACACGTGAAAGGGGCGGTTTCAAACGAGTCTGCCAAGAAGGTTGCACTTTCTATTGCCAATTCGCCTCTCGTGAAAACAGCGGTTGCGGGTGAAGATGCGAACTGGGGCCGCGTAGTTATGGCCGTGGGTAAAGCTGGAGAGCCTGCCGACAGAGACCGCCTTGCCATCTGGTTCGGAGATATCCGTGTGGCCGTAGATGGAGAGCGGGACGATGATTACAGTGAAGATGCCGCTTCACAAGTCATGAAGAACGACGAAATTCTATTGACCGTGGATCTGGGACTGGGAGATGGCTGCGCATCTGTTTGGACTTGTGATTTGACAAAAGAATATGTGGCGATCAATGGCGATTATAGATCTTAA
- a CDS encoding GNAT family N-acetyltransferase has product MAIIDLNGCGPVAPECSLDEVLRMEQSNLNCFPSSKTDFDGGWLMRISSSNPSKRINSLNFFDKSDNENVGGRLDYAQHTFKRLNVPFNVRWTPLTPDDVDSEMDQRHYTRYSETLVLRRAIWSLGETEIPSGLQIKEVSFDQWVDCYRQVGGTRDDFIAPEALSSLKSVMCSVIAPSISLVAVSADNIPLAVVSAVLDKDQLGVMNVATHPDHRRSGLAHALVLKAHEAGASKGAQFAWLQVVKANAAGRKLYANLGYKEAYRYHYCSPR; this is encoded by the coding sequence ATGGCGATTATAGATCTTAATGGCTGTGGTCCGGTTGCGCCTGAATGCAGTCTTGATGAAGTGTTGCGTATGGAGCAGTCGAACCTGAACTGTTTTCCATCATCGAAGACCGATTTTGATGGGGGGTGGTTGATGCGGATTTCGTCTTCCAATCCTTCAAAACGTATTAATTCGCTCAACTTTTTCGATAAAAGTGATAATGAAAATGTGGGAGGGCGGCTGGACTACGCGCAGCACACATTTAAACGGCTGAATGTGCCCTTTAATGTCAGGTGGACCCCCTTAACGCCGGATGATGTTGATAGTGAAATGGACCAGCGCCATTACACGCGATATTCCGAGACGTTGGTACTCAGGCGGGCTATTTGGTCCCTTGGTGAAACTGAAATTCCCTCCGGCTTGCAGATTAAGGAAGTTTCTTTTGACCAATGGGTAGATTGCTATCGGCAGGTTGGTGGAACGCGGGATGATTTCATTGCTCCAGAGGCTTTGAGCAGTCTTAAGTCCGTTATGTGCTCGGTTATTGCGCCAAGCATTAGTCTTGTTGCCGTCTCTGCGGACAATATCCCCCTTGCCGTGGTAAGTGCGGTTCTGGATAAGGACCAGCTAGGAGTTATGAATGTGGCAACGCATCCGGACCATAGAAGGTCTGGCTTGGCTCATGCTTTGGTGTTGAAAGCTCATGAAGCAGGGGCATCAAAAGGTGCTCAGTTCGCATGGCTACAGGTGGTTAAAGCAAATGCGGCAGGACGGAAGCTTTACGCTAACCTTGGTTACAAGGAAGCCTATCGCTACCACTACTGTTCGCCCCGTTGA
- a CDS encoding peptidylprolyl isomerase codes for MTLALSRPLKGTVAAAAFVLCLGVANAQEKDPNAVVAKVGDVTITEADIALAARDYAQQLQQVPPTQWRGVLTDVLVEMTLFANEAEKEGLDKTEEFKRAMNLERLRALQNAYFQKNIQGTITEAELKDAYGKKFENFAGSEEVSARHILVDSEEEANGIIAQLDKGANFEELAKEKSTGPSGPNGGSLGYFGKGQMVPEFEKAAFGLKPGSYTKEPVKTQFGYHIIKSEDKRQQPAPAFEQVEGQLTQEIMAQKFKENIEKLKENTKVEVFSANAEGDKAAVESK; via the coding sequence ATGACTTTAGCCCTTTCCAGACCACTTAAAGGCACTGTTGCTGCTGCCGCTTTTGTATTGTGTCTTGGTGTCGCAAATGCCCAGGAGAAAGACCCCAATGCGGTCGTGGCAAAAGTTGGTGATGTAACTATTACTGAAGCTGACATTGCATTAGCTGCACGCGATTATGCCCAGCAACTCCAACAGGTGCCACCAACACAGTGGCGTGGTGTGCTCACTGATGTGCTTGTTGAGATGACCCTTTTCGCTAATGAAGCTGAAAAAGAAGGTCTGGATAAAACAGAAGAATTTAAACGCGCGATGAATTTGGAGCGCCTACGCGCCCTACAGAATGCTTATTTCCAGAAAAATATCCAAGGAACAATTACTGAGGCCGAGCTGAAAGACGCTTACGGTAAAAAGTTCGAAAACTTTGCAGGCTCGGAAGAGGTTTCTGCACGTCACATTCTGGTTGATTCAGAAGAAGAGGCAAACGGTATCATTGCTCAGTTGGACAAAGGCGCAAACTTTGAAGAATTGGCCAAAGAAAAGTCTACGGGTCCAAGCGGTCCAAATGGTGGGTCACTAGGTTACTTTGGTAAAGGCCAGATGGTTCCAGAGTTCGAGAAAGCTGCTTTTGGGCTTAAGCCGGGCTCCTATACAAAAGAGCCTGTGAAAACCCAGTTCGGTTATCACATCATTAAGAGTGAAGATAAACGTCAGCAGCCTGCTCCTGCCTTTGAACAGGTAGAAGGTCAGCTTACGCAAGAAATCATGGCTCAGAAGTTCAAAGAAAACATCGAAAAGCTGAAAGAGAACACCAAAGTGGAAGTGTTCTCTGCAAACGCTGAGGGCGACAAGGCAGCTGTTGAAAGCAAATAA